Proteins from a single region of Pseudomonadota bacterium:
- a CDS encoding radical SAM protein → MNYEGNIIRPPSEANSILIQVTVGCSRNKCTFCGTYTGERFKIKPDSIIMEDIAFAAKYCKRQLRVFLCDGDVLIIPQKRLVKILTEIKKQLPWVVRVGSYANAKSLNSKTPDQLKELKALGLGILYMGLESGDDVTLENIKKGASSEHMIEMGKKAKEAGFKLSITVLLGIAGRERSIIHAKETGRVLSAISPEYMGALSLMLIPGTPLHDDYESGKFELITPLEMLKELRAMIEATNVSKGQFHANHASNYLSIRARLPRDKESTLAQIDKALSGKISLRPEYLRAM, encoded by the coding sequence ATGAATTATGAAGGAAATATTATAAGGCCGCCAAGCGAGGCAAACAGTATTCTGATTCAGGTTACGGTGGGATGCTCCAGAAATAAATGCACTTTTTGCGGCACTTATACGGGAGAGCGTTTTAAAATAAAACCCGATTCCATTATTATGGAGGATATAGCGTTTGCGGCAAAATACTGTAAACGCCAGCTGCGTGTTTTTTTATGCGATGGGGATGTTCTTATAATACCTCAGAAAAGACTTGTTAAAATCCTTACCGAAATAAAAAAGCAGCTCCCCTGGGTTGTAAGGGTCGGCTCATATGCCAATGCCAAAAGCCTTAATTCAAAAACCCCTGATCAGCTTAAGGAACTCAAAGCTCTTGGTTTAGGCATTTTATATATGGGGCTTGAATCAGGTGATGATGTTACTCTGGAAAATATTAAAAAGGGTGCCTCTTCAGAACATATGATAGAAATGGGCAAAAAAGCCAAAGAGGCCGGATTTAAACTTTCAATTACCGTTCTTCTGGGAATAGCTGGAAGAGAGCGTTCTATTATTCACGCAAAAGAAACCGGAAGAGTGCTTTCTGCAATCAGCCCTGAATATATGGGAGCACTGAGTCTTATGCTGATACCCGGAACCCCTTTGCACGACGATTATGAATCCGGTAAATTTGAGCTTATTACTCCGCTTGAAATGTTAAAAGAACTGCGGGCAATGATAGAGGCCACAAATGTTTCAAAAGGCCAGTTCCATGCCAATCATGCTTCAAACTATCTGTCGATACGAGCAAGGTTGCCAAGAGACAAGGAGTCTACATTAGCTCAGATCGATAAGGCCCTTTCCGGCAAAATTTCATTAAGACCTGAATATCTTAGGGCAATGTAA